A window of the Microbacterium sp. LWH13-1.2 genome harbors these coding sequences:
- the fliD gene encoding flagellar filament capping protein FliD produces MKLDGLVSGLKTEELIKALMDVSAIPKTLITNKITDRNSIITNLQSLNTTLQDLVTKAKTAAGATSLASFTASSSSDTVTVTAGAKASAFSTAVVVDAVATAHSVVTAAGGSTAWGGTFTLVGSDGESVEVTPVGTGPQDLAKAINASKAGVSATVVPAGTDADGKPLSRIQLTSIETGAAGGFTVHRGTAADVAAGTSTELGAEPGAAIITQGADARIRLFAGTAAEQTLNSASNTISVGEGIEVTVTTASADPVTVTVARDAKKQTTTAEAFVKEIAALLTRIDKGSTATVGAVGETTTLGVFTGDSTVRNLRGALTSAMQHPVDGVSPSTIGISISDKGVLSFDAEKFAQALAEDPEKTQELFSSIAGRVQGVTTQYSDKYDGLLTQRITGQEAEVKTLKTQVERWDIRLEQRQATLERTYAQLEVQLSKLQSQSSWLTSQLAGLSSSSDS; encoded by the coding sequence ATGAAACTCGACGGACTCGTATCAGGGCTCAAGACCGAAGAGCTCATCAAGGCGCTGATGGACGTCTCGGCGATCCCGAAGACGCTGATCACGAACAAGATCACCGACCGCAACTCGATCATCACGAACCTCCAGTCGCTCAACACCACGCTGCAGGACCTCGTCACCAAGGCCAAGACCGCAGCGGGTGCGACGTCGCTGGCCTCGTTCACGGCGTCGTCCTCATCGGACACCGTCACCGTCACTGCCGGCGCGAAGGCCAGTGCGTTCTCGACCGCGGTCGTCGTCGATGCCGTCGCCACCGCGCATTCGGTCGTGACCGCCGCAGGGGGATCCACCGCGTGGGGCGGGACGTTCACGCTCGTCGGCTCCGACGGCGAGTCCGTCGAAGTGACTCCGGTGGGCACAGGGCCGCAGGATCTCGCCAAGGCCATCAACGCCTCGAAGGCCGGAGTGAGCGCCACTGTCGTCCCGGCCGGGACAGATGCCGACGGCAAGCCGCTCTCGCGCATCCAGCTGACCTCGATCGAGACCGGGGCTGCCGGCGGGTTCACCGTGCACCGCGGTACTGCGGCCGACGTCGCCGCCGGAACCTCGACGGAGCTCGGCGCCGAACCGGGGGCCGCGATCATCACTCAGGGCGCTGACGCCCGCATCCGTCTGTTCGCCGGCACGGCCGCCGAGCAGACGCTGAACAGCGCCAGCAACACGATCAGTGTGGGCGAGGGCATCGAGGTCACCGTGACGACCGCGAGCGCCGACCCCGTGACGGTGACCGTGGCGCGGGATGCCAAGAAGCAGACCACGACGGCTGAGGCGTTCGTCAAAGAGATCGCGGCACTCCTGACCCGCATCGACAAAGGGTCGACGGCGACGGTCGGAGCGGTCGGGGAGACCACCACACTGGGCGTCTTCACGGGCGACAGCACGGTCCGGAACCTTCGGGGCGCACTCACGAGCGCGATGCAGCATCCGGTCGACGGTGTCTCGCCTTCGACGATCGGCATCTCGATCAGCGACAAGGGTGTGCTCTCGTTCGATGCCGAGAAGTTCGCGCAAGCACTGGCCGAGGACCCGGAGAAGACACAGGAGCTGTTCTCGTCGATCGCCGGTCGTGTGCAGGGCGTGACCACCCAGTACTCCGACAAATACGACGGTCTGCTCACCCAGCGGATCACCGGCCAGGAGGCCGAGGTCAAGACGCTCAAGACCCAGGTCGAGCGGTGGGACATCCGCCTCGAGCAGCGCCAGGCCACCCTTGAGCGCACGTACGCGCAGCTGGAGGTCCAGCTCTCGAAACTGCAGTCGCAGTCGTCGTGGCTGACCAGCCAGCTCGCAGGTCTCTCGTCGTCGTCCGACTCCTGA
- a CDS encoding flagellar biosynthesis protein FlgB — MLESVTSSALISALDGLALRQRSIAENIANVNTPDYQSQRVRFEDELRSAVESGSGTVAATVERSLEPTRLNGNNVNLDTETLSNIDTVLRFQFASQAIGGQAASITKAIGQASA, encoded by the coding sequence GTGCTCGAATCCGTCACCTCCTCCGCGCTGATCAGCGCTCTCGACGGCCTGGCGTTGCGCCAACGCTCGATCGCCGAGAACATCGCCAACGTCAACACCCCCGACTATCAGTCCCAGCGCGTCCGGTTCGAGGATGAGCTGCGGTCCGCTGTCGAGAGCGGATCGGGAACCGTCGCCGCCACGGTGGAGCGGTCGCTCGAACCCACCAGGCTGAACGGCAACAACGTCAACCTCGACACCGAGACACTGTCGAACATCGACACGGTGCTGCGATTCCAGTTCGCCAGCCAGGCGATCGGCGGCCAGGCGGCATCGATCACCAAGGCGATCGGCCAGGCCTCCGCATGA
- the fliE gene encoding flagellar hook-basal body complex protein FliE, with protein sequence MSGPVEAVSAAGVTPLAPLSFETGPEAAGGSASAGAFATSLTGAVENLQQLQSTSNGLAVQAVTGDLQDIHQAMIASTRASVTLDLVVAVRDRSVSAFNEIMRMQA encoded by the coding sequence ATGAGCGGCCCTGTCGAGGCGGTCTCCGCCGCAGGGGTCACCCCGCTCGCACCCCTCAGCTTCGAGACCGGTCCCGAAGCCGCAGGCGGGTCGGCGTCGGCCGGCGCCTTCGCGACGTCGCTCACGGGAGCCGTCGAGAACCTCCAGCAGCTGCAGTCGACATCGAACGGGCTCGCGGTCCAGGCCGTCACGGGCGACCTGCAGGACATCCACCAGGCGATGATCGCCTCGACACGAGCCTCGGTCACGCTCGACCTCGTCGTAGCAGTCCGTGACCGCAGCGTGTCGGCATTCAACGAGATCATGAGGATGCAGGCCTGA
- a CDS encoding flagellin — protein MGLQIATNVGALNAYRNLSVNQNDVSKSLEKLSSGLRINRAADDAAGLAISEGLRSQVNGLNVAARNAQDGISVIQTAEGALTEVHSILQRVRDLAVQAGSDSNNTESRDAIKTEINTLGNELTRVAASTNFNGIKLLDSASTLTFQVGAGSEAAEDQIAVTLTDFSGLGATISGLTVDSAATALAAIATVDTQITGVSTARAGLGAVQNRFESTINSLQVSAENLAAAKSRIADTDMAAEMVKYTASNILQQAGTAMLAQANQSGQGVLQLLR, from the coding sequence ATGGGTCTTCAGATCGCAACCAACGTCGGCGCGCTCAACGCGTACCGCAACCTGTCCGTCAACCAGAACGACGTCTCGAAGTCGCTCGAGAAGCTCTCGAGCGGTCTGCGCATCAACCGCGCAGCCGATGACGCCGCCGGCCTCGCCATCTCCGAGGGTCTGCGCTCGCAGGTCAACGGCCTGAACGTCGCGGCCCGCAACGCCCAGGACGGCATCTCGGTCATCCAGACCGCAGAAGGCGCCCTGACCGAGGTGCACTCGATCCTGCAGCGTGTCCGCGACCTCGCGGTCCAGGCGGGTTCCGACTCGAACAACACCGAGTCGCGTGACGCCATCAAGACCGAGATCAACACGCTCGGAAACGAGCTGACCCGCGTCGCGGCCAGCACGAACTTCAACGGAATCAAGCTGCTCGACAGCGCGAGCACGCTGACGTTCCAGGTGGGTGCCGGCTCGGAGGCCGCAGAGGACCAGATCGCGGTCACCCTGACCGACTTCTCGGGCCTCGGAGCGACGATCAGCGGCCTGACCGTCGATTCCGCAGCCACCGCTCTCGCGGCGATCGCAACGGTCGACACGCAGATCACGGGTGTCTCGACGGCTCGCGCCGGTCTCGGTGCGGTGCAGAACCGCTTCGAGTCGACGATCAACTCGCTGCAGGTCTCGGCCGAGAACCTCGCAGCAGCCAAGAGCCGCATCGCGGACACCGACATGGCCGCCGAGATGGTCAAGTACACCGCCTCGAACATCCTGCAGCAGGCCGGCACCGCCATGCTCGCGCAGGCGAACCAGTCGGGCCAGGGCGTCCTGCAGCTTCTCCGTTGA
- the flgC gene encoding flagellar basal body rod protein FlgC, which produces MTFDAIGIAGTGLTAHRKWLDALSDNIANVNTATPAGQEAFREKFVTVQAGTDSPGVYVAGVVESDAEGKLVYDPEHPYANEDGYVQYPNVELGDQMSMLILAQRGYEANAAVVDRAKTTYEAALQIGRN; this is translated from the coding sequence ATGACCTTCGACGCCATCGGCATCGCCGGCACGGGCCTCACCGCCCACCGCAAGTGGCTCGACGCCCTCAGCGACAACATCGCCAACGTCAACACCGCTACTCCCGCAGGCCAGGAGGCCTTCCGCGAGAAGTTCGTCACGGTGCAGGCGGGCACCGACAGCCCCGGCGTCTACGTCGCGGGCGTCGTCGAATCGGACGCCGAGGGCAAGCTCGTCTACGACCCCGAGCACCCCTATGCGAACGAGGACGGGTACGTGCAGTACCCGAACGTCGAGCTCGGCGACCAGATGAGCATGCTCATCCTCGCCCAGCGCGGGTACGAGGCGAACGCCGCCGTCGTGGATCGGGCCAAGACGACGTACGAGGCCGCACTGCAGATCGGACGCAACTGA
- a CDS encoding sigma-70 family RNA polymerase sigma factor produces MPLATFLAVEKARSATHVDLDDLLSAARLGLARAAMTYDASRGIPFGAFASSQINWAMLSEMRRADPAGERGRDKIERVRVAGETVLARTGRTASVAELAKESRLDVDAVVEMMQLDQMVRTAISFDEHFDVETGRQAVDLTDSVILPEHAVEQSETRAMVNRVVDALPSAMQQVVRGIYLEDRMVKDIAEELAVSHAYVSKLRSRGVALVREAMEAWENGTTGDRSTKAKTEFFETLFGPARVDTRVRSGELLNAI; encoded by the coding sequence ATGCCGCTCGCCACCTTCCTCGCAGTCGAGAAGGCGCGATCGGCGACCCATGTCGATCTCGACGATCTGCTCTCCGCCGCACGACTCGGCCTCGCCCGCGCGGCGATGACATACGACGCATCTCGCGGGATCCCGTTCGGAGCCTTCGCGAGCAGCCAGATCAACTGGGCGATGCTGTCGGAGATGCGGCGTGCAGACCCGGCCGGCGAACGCGGACGCGACAAGATCGAGCGGGTTCGCGTGGCCGGCGAGACCGTGTTGGCCCGCACCGGGCGCACGGCGAGCGTGGCCGAGCTCGCGAAGGAATCCCGCCTCGATGTCGATGCCGTCGTCGAGATGATGCAGCTCGACCAGATGGTGCGCACCGCCATCAGCTTCGACGAGCACTTCGATGTCGAGACCGGTCGCCAGGCGGTCGACCTCACCGACAGCGTGATCCTCCCCGAGCACGCGGTCGAGCAGTCCGAGACGCGTGCGATGGTCAATCGCGTGGTCGACGCTCTTCCCTCCGCGATGCAGCAGGTCGTGCGCGGCATCTACCTCGAGGACCGCATGGTCAAGGACATCGCCGAGGAACTCGCAGTCAGCCATGCCTATGTGTCGAAGCTGCGCTCGCGAGGCGTCGCCCTCGTGCGCGAGGCGATGGAGGCCTGGGAGAACGGCACGACGGGCGACCGCTCCACCAAGGCGAAGACCGAGTTCTTCGAGACGCTCTTCGGTCCCGCCCGCGTCGACACGCGCGTGCGATCGGGTGAGCTCCTCAACGCGATCTGA
- a CDS encoding methionine/alanine import family NSS transporter small subunit, with protein sequence MTTTAIVMMIIAMVTIWGGLIAAIVNLARHPEVADSEPAPPVEL encoded by the coding sequence ATGACCACGACAGCGATCGTCATGATGATCATCGCGATGGTCACGATCTGGGGCGGACTCATCGCCGCCATCGTGAACCTCGCGCGTCACCCCGAGGTCGCGGATTCGGAGCCCGCTCCGCCGGTCGAGCTCTGA
- the fliS gene encoding flagellar export chaperone FliS, whose protein sequence is MALTSLDRAKQQYLEQQVASATPERLLTLLYDRLLVDIDRAASAQDAEDWPGAGTHLTHAQWIVSELNGSLTDVWDGAEELRGVYTYLTGRLITANISRDRAATAECRDLVAPLRDAWHAAAEITSAAAPRVSALG, encoded by the coding sequence ATGGCACTCACCTCCCTCGACCGGGCCAAGCAGCAGTACCTGGAGCAGCAGGTGGCATCAGCCACTCCAGAGCGTCTGCTCACCCTGCTCTACGACCGGCTCCTGGTCGACATCGACCGCGCGGCATCGGCGCAGGATGCCGAGGACTGGCCCGGTGCCGGCACGCACCTGACGCACGCGCAGTGGATCGTGTCCGAACTCAACGGCTCTCTCACCGATGTCTGGGACGGCGCCGAGGAGCTGCGCGGCGTCTACACCTACCTGACGGGACGCCTGATCACCGCGAACATCTCGCGAGACCGTGCCGCGACCGCGGAGTGCCGTGACCTCGTCGCACCTCTGCGTGACGCCTGGCACGCGGCGGCCGAGATCACAAGCGCGGCCGCGCCGCGCGTCTCGGCTCTGGGCTGA
- a CDS encoding ferredoxin reductase: MTTSSPWLVARVVETRPATPHGRVLHLRVAGWAGNLAGQHVDVRLTAEDGYQAVRSYSLASSGNSEILELAVDELPDGEVSPYLVEDVLPGDELEVRGPIGAYFVWTPERPEPVQLIAGGSGIVPLVAMARVHALAAGTVPMRLLYSVRSQDDAFYADELIGLERDAFTVDWAYTRSAPPGVLRPAGRVDAATIAASTIPAAEHPSVYVCGPTGFVEAVADLLVAAGHSPDRIRTERFGGA, translated from the coding sequence GTGACGACCTCGTCACCGTGGCTGGTCGCTCGAGTCGTCGAGACCCGACCGGCGACGCCGCACGGTCGGGTTCTTCACCTTCGAGTCGCCGGCTGGGCGGGCAACCTCGCGGGGCAGCACGTCGATGTGCGCCTCACGGCCGAAGACGGCTACCAGGCCGTTCGCTCGTACTCCCTCGCCTCCTCAGGAAACTCCGAGATCCTCGAGCTGGCCGTCGACGAGCTCCCTGACGGGGAGGTCTCTCCCTACCTCGTCGAAGACGTGCTCCCCGGCGACGAGCTGGAGGTTCGCGGCCCCATCGGCGCCTACTTCGTGTGGACTCCCGAGCGTCCGGAGCCTGTGCAGCTCATCGCCGGCGGATCGGGCATCGTCCCGCTCGTCGCCATGGCGCGGGTGCACGCTCTCGCTGCAGGCACCGTGCCGATGCGGCTGCTGTATTCGGTCCGCTCCCAGGACGACGCGTTCTACGCCGATGAGCTGATCGGCCTCGAACGCGATGCCTTCACCGTCGATTGGGCCTACACCCGTTCCGCACCGCCGGGCGTCCTCCGCCCGGCAGGACGAGTGGATGCGGCGACGATCGCCGCCTCAACGATTCCCGCGGCCGAGCATCCGTCGGTGTACGTGTGCGGACCGACCGGCTTCGTCGAGGCCGTCGCCGACCTGCTCGTCGCGGCAGGGCACTCCCCCGACCGCATCCGCACTGAACGCTTCGGAGGTGCCTGA
- a CDS encoding DUF6510 family protein: protein MNTTHPGHHHRVDGNAAGGLLLEIFGRDMTAARATCRQCAHEAALADAVAELDDAGVILLCRGCRHTLLTYLRWENERTLTIGGLTRLRWPDVDRQSSTGGAGSESATSG from the coding sequence ATGAACACCACCCACCCGGGACATCACCACAGGGTCGACGGCAACGCCGCCGGAGGCCTCCTGCTCGAGATCTTCGGCAGGGACATGACGGCCGCACGCGCGACGTGCCGACAGTGCGCGCACGAGGCCGCATTGGCCGATGCCGTCGCCGAGCTCGACGATGCCGGCGTGATTCTTCTCTGCCGCGGATGCCGGCACACGCTCCTCACCTACCTGCGCTGGGAGAACGAGCGGACGCTCACCATCGGCGGACTCACGCGACTTCGGTGGCCCGACGTCGACCGTCAGAGCTCGACCGGCGGAGCGGGCTCCGAATCCGCGACCTCGGGGTGA
- a CDS encoding sulfite oxidase-like oxidoreductase, translating to MAVISRGFGARRRESDDRLPPGQYLTEDFPVLSAGPTPRVSTDTWEFAIVGLDGIRRTWSWEQLHEFPIDDISTDIHCVTRWSKLGTRWRGVSLDHLLADAGDGAFTRVFSYGGYTTNVPRADLSGGKAWIAFEFDGQPLAAEHGGPARLLVPHLYFWKSAKWVHGLDMLEHDEPGFWEQNGYNMYGDPWKEERYW from the coding sequence ATGGCTGTGATCTCCCGCGGGTTCGGCGCACGGCGCAGAGAGTCCGACGATCGACTCCCTCCTGGTCAGTACCTCACCGAGGACTTCCCCGTTCTCTCCGCCGGGCCCACCCCGCGCGTCTCGACAGACACGTGGGAGTTCGCGATCGTCGGGCTCGACGGCATCCGCCGCACCTGGTCGTGGGAGCAGCTGCACGAGTTCCCGATCGACGACATCAGCACCGACATCCACTGTGTGACCCGCTGGTCGAAGCTCGGCACGCGGTGGCGCGGCGTCTCTCTCGACCATCTGCTGGCAGATGCCGGCGACGGAGCATTCACCCGGGTGTTCTCGTACGGCGGCTACACGACGAACGTGCCGCGGGCAGACCTGTCGGGCGGGAAGGCATGGATCGCGTTCGAATTCGATGGTCAGCCGCTCGCCGCCGAGCACGGCGGACCCGCGCGTCTGCTCGTCCCCCATCTCTACTTCTGGAAGTCCGCGAAGTGGGTGCACGGACTGGACATGCTGGAGCACGACGAACCCGGATTCTGGGAGCAGAACGGCTACAACATGTACGGCGACCCCTGGAAAGAGGAGCGGTACTGGTGA